Genomic DNA from Salinibacter pepae:
GGACGACTTGCTCATGGGAGCGTCGGGGTCGGGCAGGAATCATGCGGCAGTCGCAACGCGGGAGCGCTCTACGACTTCGTCGGCGAGGTTAAGGTAGTACGAGGCGGCGTCGGCGGCCCCGTCGTACTCCATGATGTTTGTGCCGTGGGTGGCCACCTCATTGACTTTTGAGCGCCACGGGATGGCGGTCTCGAAGAGGATGTCGGAGTACACGTCCTCGAACTTCTCCTGCATGTCGCTCACCAGGCCGGAGCGCAGGTCGAGGTCGTTTGGCAGCAGGCCCAGGATCCGCAGGCTGTCGTTGTGCACCTTCCGGATTTGCTTGATGGTCTCCTGGAGCTGGCTAACGCCCCGCATGCTAAACCGGTCGGCGTGGATCGGCACGATGATCCCGTCGGCCCCGGCCAGGGCCGTTGCGATGCTGCGGCCGAGGGACGGCGGGCAGTCCACTAGGCAGTAGTCGTGCTTCATGGTGGAGCTGGAGTTGCGCTGCACCTCGGCCGTGCGGAATTCCTGGACGCGGCACCGGAACTGCTGGGGAAAGACCGGGCTTCGGCCGATGACCGAGTCGAAGCTTGCCGCCGCCATGCGCCGGTCGGAGGGGATGAAGTCGACCCCAACGGACTCGGACGTGCGGAGCACGTTGGGGAATGACCACTCGTCGGTTGCGTCTCCGTCCCAGGTGGCGAGGGAATCGAAAATGGTTGCGTCATCGTCGGTCGCCTCCCGCCCCATGAGCCAGTCGGTGGCGTTCATTTGGGGGTCGTAGTCAATGACCAAGGGATCGTGGCCCTTGTGTTTGAGGGCCGTGGCCAGGTTGACGCTCGTGACGGTTTTCCCAACCCCGCCCTTCTGGTTGATGACGGCAATGGTGTACATGGCACTTTGGGGCAACGACGAGGAACAAGAGCTGTAGCGTTTGGCTCTTTAAATCGCTGCAAAGAGCATTCCGGGACGCCGAAGGTACAACGTGGCGGGTGTGTCGCGAGGGGAATGGAGAAAGTACTCACGTCGATGGGTGCATATGTACACCGTCGGCGACGCCCCATCAGGATGTCGTACGGCGCGCATCGACGGCCCCGCCTGACGATCTTGACGAGGCCCGCCGGTTTATTCGGCACTGCGGAGGAAGGACGCGGCGACGGGGAGGTGGTCGCTGGTCGCGGCCATCGAGTCGGCAGGCAGGGGGCGGGCCACGCGGACCGAACCGTCCACGAGCCGGTCAGAGAGGGCGGGATTGGGCAGAAGGTAGTCGAGCTGACGGACGGGATTGTCCGCGGGATGGGTGGGGGTGGGGCGGTCGGACAGTGGGTCCGTAAACCGGACGTTCCCCGGGATGCGTCCGGGCTGGACCGAGTCCGGCGCCGGCCGGTCGGGGTTGTTGAGCAGGAGGCGCAGCTCGGGGCTGTCGGGGCGGGAGTTCAGGTCGCCCGCCACGAGCATCTTAGCCGCCGGTCGGTCTTCGCGCAGGCGAGACAGCTCCGCGTGCAGGAAGCGAATCTGGCCGATGCGCCAGCCCCGATCCGACGCGCTGCGCCCGGCCTTTAGGTGGGCACCGATCAGCGTCCATACTCGGTTTGGCGCGACCCGCACGTCGGCCGTCCACAGGCGGTGGTTGGTGAGCGACTGGGCCGCGGGCTTGCCGTTGTCGGTCTCCTGGCCCACGACAGGGGTCACCACGTCCGCGTAGTTGCGCACCACGCCGAGCGGGTAGCGGCTCAGGAGCACCACGTTCATGTACCAGGTGGGGCTCTCCACGGAGGTGGCGAAGCGGTAGCCTGTGTCCCCGAGGCGGTCTTCGACGAAGGACTGGAGGAAGGCCTCGCTCTCGGCCTCCTGCAACACCAGGAGGTCCGCGTCGAGCCGGCGCAGGGCCCGGGCCACGCGCCGCCTCCGGTTCTTCAGGTCCGGTGCGGGGGTGTTTTCGGTGCCGGCATCGATGTACGGGTTGTCGTGCCCGTCTACGAAGTGCTCTAGGTTCCAGGTCGCGACCCGGACGGTATCGGCGTCCGGAAACGCGTAGTCGGCCGGAAGGGCCATTCCGGTCGTGGGAGAGGGGGATGGGGCGTCCGGCCCGCAGGCGGTGATGAGGCAGACAGCAAGAAAAAGTGGAGGGAAGGGGCGCATGAACGGGATGCAGCGTGCGATTGGCGGAGGTGGGAAGGGTGTGCAACGTAGGCCCTGGTGCGGACCATCGTGAAGGCTGAAGTTTAAAACCCGGTCCGCTTTCTTCCACACACCCAGTTGAGTCCAGTGTCTTCTGCGTATTTGGGGCTTGGGTCCAACGAGGGCGACCGCCTGGAGCACCTGCAGCGGGCGGCCGAGCGGCTGCAACAGCGCGACGCCCTCACCGTGGTGGGCGTGTCCCCCGTGTACGAGACCGAGGCCCACACGACCTCGCCGGACGAGACGCAGCCTCCGTTTTTGAACGCCGTGCTTCGGCTGACCGTCGAGGCCGACCCGCGTCCCCTCCTCCGACTGGCGCACACGGTGGAGCAGGCGGAGGGGCGCACCCGGGCCGCGGAGCAGCGGTGGGGGCCCCGCCCGCTGGACGTCGACCTACTGGCAGTCGGCCCCCTCACCCGAGACACCGAGGCCCTCACGCTTCCCCATCCGCGCCTTGCGGAGCGCCGGTTCGTGCTCCGCCCCTGGGCCGACCTCGCGCCAAACTTCGTCGTCCCGCCGCCGTTCGACCGCTCTGTGCAATCACTGCTCGATCAGTGCACGGATCCGGCTTCCATTCGACGGACGGACCACACGATTGGGGAGGGACGAGCCTCCCCTGAAGTCCTCCGTACGGAGAGGTAAGTCTTCGAAGACCTCGGCGGGGAGGGCCCGAGCCGACGGCCCCGCCGGATGCGCCCCGACGCTCCTCCCGAAACTGCCACGCCCAATGTCCCCGACGACCCCGCCGGACGCTCTCGACTACGTGGCCATTGAAGGCGCGATCGGGGCGGGCACCACCACCCTGACCGAGCTCCTGGCCGACCGCTTCGAGGCCGACCCCGTACTCGAACGGTTTGAGGACAATCCGTTTCTGGAGCGCTTCTATGCGGACCGGGAGCGGTGGGCCTTCCAGACGCAGCTCGCCTTCCTGGCAAGCCGGTTTCGGCAGCAGAAAGAGCTGTCCGAGCGCGACCTCTTCCGCGACTTTGCGGTCAGCGACTACACGTTCGACAAGGACCGCATCTTTGCCCGCCAGACGCTGAGCGGCGACGAACTCCAGCTCTACGAGTCGCTCTTTCGCCTCATGGAGCCGACCGTCCCGTCGCCCGACCTCGTGGTGTACCTGCGTTCCTCCCCCGAGCGGCTTCTGCAAAACATTGAGAAGCGCGACCGGCCGTACGAGCGCGACATGGATCCAGGCTACATTGCGGACCTTCACGAGGCCTACGACCAGTACTTTCGGCAGTACGAGCGCACCCCGCTCCTCGTGGTGAACGTCGCGGAGATGGACTTCGTCGAGCACCCGGCGGACTTTCGGGCACTGGTGCGGCACATCGTCGCCCCGTCCGACGAGCGGTCCCGCTACGTCCACCCGTCGTAGCGGCGGGGCTTGTCCCGACAGCACGGCCCTTCGCAGACGCGCATCATGGAGTACCTCGTTCTCGGCATCATTCTGTATTTTATCCTGCGGACGTCCGGGAACCTCGTCCGTCTGATGGGGGGCGAGGAGGGGACGTCTTCCCGGAAGGGCCCGACGCACGAGTCCCCATCCCGTCAAACCGAGTGGAAAGGCCCCTCGCCCCGGAAGCGAACGGGGACGGCGCGCGACGAACCGACGTTCTGGGGACAAGACGTGGAGGACGCAAACTGGCGGGACGTCAACGGAGAGGCGAGCTCCCAGGGCTCGTCCCGCTGATGCCCGGTCGGCGTTACTCCGACGTGCCAAACTCGAAGGTGAGAGTCGTCTGGCTGGCAACCGGCTGTCCGTTCTGCTGCGCGGGGCGGAAGCGCGACCGGCGGGCGGCAACGAGGGCGGCCGCCTCCAGGCCGTGGTCCAGGCGCGCGACGGTGCGGGCCCGCCCCTCGTCCGGGAGCCGCCACCGTTTGAGGACAGTTGCCCCCGTCACCCGTCCCGTCTCGGACACCTGTACGGCGACGCGAACCCGGGCCTGTACGCTCGCCTCGCGGGCAGCGGTCGGATAGTCGGGCTGTACGGCACGGAACAGGCGGGCGTTGGTGTCGGGCGTGCGGGCCGCACGGGGCGTGTCGGTCGTGCCGTCCCGCAACTGATCGTCGTCCCCGGGGACGTCGACGGCCAGGGCGGACGTGCCGAACTCGATCTTGTCTTCGATCACGACGTTGTTGGGGACGACCGTGGGGGGCGCCGGGGCCGGTGAGGGCGGCGTCTGCTCGCGGGCCTGTGCCGTCGGCTGCACCTCGTTCATGTGGATGCGGTCCGCACTCCGCTCCCCAAACGGACCCTCCGGGGCTCGTGGGGACGGCGCCGGCCACCAGCGCACGAGCGCAACGCCGAGCGCCAGCACGACGGCCAGCGCCCCGAGAAGGCGGCGTCGGTACGCGTGGTCGGACCTGGAGGCGGCAGCTCGGCGCATCGAACGGACGGGCGGTAGGGGACGACATCGTATCTTTAAGAACGGGGCCCAACATCTGTTTCTGAGGGGGGACGGCCCCGGTTTATGATGCAACCGCGAGGGGGCGTTTGAAAACCAGCGAAACGAGGCCCCAGTCAGGAAATCCGGTTGCGAAACTTTTCGGCCTGCTTGTACTTTGATCGGCAGGTTTTGTCAATGTCACCAATTTCGAGCGCCATGTCTCCCGACATTCCCCCCGAACCTGGGCCCTGCTCATTGGCACCGACCCCGTTGGATTAGTTCCTCTGCCCTCCCCATTTGGGGAGGTTTTTTTATGGCCCCCGGCGCCGCCGTTTGTCACTGACTCTCCTCCTGTCCCATGACCCACGCACCCTCCTCCCCGACCCGCGATCCCGCCAAGCTCGTTCTGTCCGACGGCACCGTCGCCCGAGGCGTAGCACTTGGCCAGCGAGGGCTGACCGGCGGGGAGCTGTGCTTCAACACGAGCATGACGGGGTACCAAGAAATCATGACGGATCCGTCGTACTACGGCCAGCTCATGATGATGACTCAGCCCCACATCGGCAACTACGGCGCCTCGGCCGAAGACATGGAGGCCGATACGCCGATGGTCGCGGGCTTCATCGTCCGCGATTACCCGCGCCGCCACGCCAACACCCAGGCCGACGAGACGCTTGAGGCGTTCATGCGGCGCCACGACCTCGTGGGCATTGCGGGGGTGGACACCCGGGCCCTCGTGCGACACGTGCGGGACAAGGGCGTCATGAATGCCGTCATCTCGTCCGAGGCCCTGGAGGAGGAGACGCTCCTGCAGAAGGCGCGCGACTGGCCCAGCATGGCGGGCCGGAAGCTGGCCTCGGAGGTGAGCACCGATGGCCCGTACACCTTCTGCGAGGGCCCCGGGCCGCGGATTGCGGTGTACGACTTCGGGGTCAAGCAGAACATCCTGCGCTCGTTTCGCCGGCGGGGGTGTACAGTGAGGGTGGTGCCGGGCGACACGGACCTGAGCGAGGTCCTTGCCTGGGACCCCGACGGGCTCTTCTTCTCGAACGGCCCCGGCGACCCGCGTCCCATGTCCGACGCGATCGACACGGTGGGCGCGGCCATCGACACGGGCCTCCCGATCTTCGGCATCTGCCTGGGGCACCAGCTGATGTCGCTGGCGGAGGGGATTGGGGTCTACAAGATGCACGTCGGCCACCGCGGGGCCAACCATCCGGTGAAGAACCTCGACACCGGGCAGGTCGAGGTGACGACCCAGAACCACGGCTTCGCGGTCGATCCCGAGTCGATTGCGCCGGAAACCGCCCGCGTAACGCACGTCAACCTGAACGACGACACGATCGAGGGGCTCGAGTTCAAGACGTTCGCCGGCATGTCGCTGCAGTACCACCCGGAGGCCTCCCCCGGCCCGCACGACAGCCACTACCACTTCAACCGGTTCATGGAGCTGGTGGCGGAGGAGCGGGACGTGACGCTGCCGGCGGCCGCCACCGAGCCGGCAGTCGCGACGGCGTAGGCGTCCCGAAGGGAGCCGGCACCGGCGGCACGGCGACCGCAGGCCTCCGAGAATCATCGACGTCGGGGAGGGCCCCGATGTCGCTCACTCATCACGCACCACGCACCACACATCCCCCAAATGCCCAAGCGCACCGACATCGAGACCATTCTCCTCATCGGGTCCGGCCCCATCGTGATCGGGCAGGCCTGCGAGTTTGACTACAGTGGCAGCCAGTCGGCCCGGGCCCTGATGGATGAGGGCTACCGGGTGGTTCTGGTGAACTCCAACCCGGCCACCATCATGACCGACCCGCTGATGGCCGACGAGGTGTACCTCCGACCGCTCACGCCGTCGTCCATTGCGCAGATTGCCCGCGAAGAGGAGCCGGACGCCGTGCTGCCCACGATGGGCGGCCAAACCGGCCTCAACGTGGCGCAGGACCTGAAGAAGGACGGGTTCTGGGACGAAGAGGGCATCGATGTCATCGGCGTCGACATCGACACGGTCCAGATCACCGAGGACCGCCAGGAATTCCGGACGCTGATGGACGACATCGGGCTCGACCAGTCCCGCAGCGACACGGCCAAGAGCCTGCTGGAGGCCAAAGAAATCACCCAGGAGCTGGGGGGGCTGCCGGTGGTCATCCGGCCGTCGTACACGCTTGGGGGCTCGGGCGGCGGCATCGTCTGGAAGGAGGACGAATTCGAGGAAATGGTCACCCGGGGCCTGGAGCTCTCCCCGGCCCACCAGGTGCTCATTGACGAGTGCCTGTTCGGGTGGAAGGAGTACGAGCTGGAGCTGCTCCGCGACCCCAACGACAACGTCATCATCATCGCCTCCATCGAGAACGTGACACCGATGGGCGTGCACACCGGCGACTCGGTGACCGTCGCGCCGCAGCAGACGCTGACGGACAAGCAGTTCCAGCGGATGCGCGACGCGGCGATCAAGGCGATGAACTCGATTGGCACCTTTGCGGGCGGATGCAACATCCAGTTTGCCTTCGAGCCGGGCACCGGGCGCATGATCGTGATCGAGATCAACCCGCGGGTGAGCCGGTCCTCGGCCCTCGCCTCGAAGGCGACCGGCTACCCCATCGCGAAGGTGGCCTCGAAGCTGGCGATCGGCTACACCCTCGACGAGCTGCCGAACGAGGTGACCGGCGATACGAGCGCCTGCTTCGAGCCGTCGCTCGACTACGTGGTCACCAAGATTCCGCGCTTCAACTTCGACAAGTTCGAAGGGGTCGACGAAGAGCTGACCACACAGATGAAAGCGGTCGGCGAGGTCATGTCGATCGGGCGCACGTTCAACGAAAGCCTGCAGAAGGCCTGGCAGAGCCTCGAAATCGGGTACGCGGGCCTCGGGGCCGACCGCCCGGACGCCGACCGCGAGACGGTGCGCGAGCGGCTGA
This window encodes:
- the carA gene encoding glutamine-hydrolyzing carbamoyl-phosphate synthase small subunit produces the protein MTHAPSSPTRDPAKLVLSDGTVARGVALGQRGLTGGELCFNTSMTGYQEIMTDPSYYGQLMMMTQPHIGNYGASAEDMEADTPMVAGFIVRDYPRRHANTQADETLEAFMRRHDLVGIAGVDTRALVRHVRDKGVMNAVISSEALEEETLLQKARDWPSMAGRKLASEVSTDGPYTFCEGPGPRIAVYDFGVKQNILRSFRRRGCTVRVVPGDTDLSEVLAWDPDGLFFSNGPGDPRPMSDAIDTVGAAIDTGLPIFGICLGHQLMSLAEGIGVYKMHVGHRGANHPVKNLDTGQVEVTTQNHGFAVDPESIAPETARVTHVNLNDDTIEGLEFKTFAGMSLQYHPEASPGPHDSHYHFNRFMELVAEERDVTLPAAATEPAVATA
- a CDS encoding energy transducer TonB: MRRAAASRSDHAYRRRLLGALAVVLALGVALVRWWPAPSPRAPEGPFGERSADRIHMNEVQPTAQAREQTPPSPAPAPPTVVPNNVVIEDKIEFGTSALAVDVPGDDDQLRDGTTDTPRAARTPDTNARLFRAVQPDYPTAAREASVQARVRVAVQVSETGRVTGATVLKRWRLPDEGRARTVARLDHGLEAAALVAARRSRFRPAQQNGQPVASQTTLTFEFGTSE
- a CDS encoding ParA family protein, giving the protein MYTIAVINQKGGVGKTVTSVNLATALKHKGHDPLVIDYDPQMNATDWLMGREATDDDATIFDSLATWDGDATDEWSFPNVLRTSESVGVDFIPSDRRMAAASFDSVIGRSPVFPQQFRCRVQEFRTAEVQRNSSSTMKHDYCLVDCPPSLGRSIATALAGADGIIVPIHADRFSMRGVSQLQETIKQIRKVHNDSLRILGLLPNDLDLRSGLVSDMQEKFEDVYSDILFETAIPWRSKVNEVATHGTNIMEYDGAADAASYYLNLADEVVERSRVATAA
- a CDS encoding deoxynucleoside kinase — translated: MSPTTPPDALDYVAIEGAIGAGTTTLTELLADRFEADPVLERFEDNPFLERFYADRERWAFQTQLAFLASRFRQQKELSERDLFRDFAVSDYTFDKDRIFARQTLSGDELQLYESLFRLMEPTVPSPDLVVYLRSSPERLLQNIEKRDRPYERDMDPGYIADLHEAYDQYFRQYERTPLLVVNVAEMDFVEHPADFRALVRHIVAPSDERSRYVHPS
- the folK gene encoding 2-amino-4-hydroxy-6-hydroxymethyldihydropteridine diphosphokinase: MSSAYLGLGSNEGDRLEHLQRAAERLQQRDALTVVGVSPVYETEAHTTSPDETQPPFLNAVLRLTVEADPRPLLRLAHTVEQAEGRTRAAEQRWGPRPLDVDLLAVGPLTRDTEALTLPHPRLAERRFVLRPWADLAPNFVVPPPFDRSVQSLLDQCTDPASIRRTDHTIGEGRASPEVLRTER
- a CDS encoding endonuclease/exonuclease/phosphatase family protein → MALPADYAFPDADTVRVATWNLEHFVDGHDNPYIDAGTENTPAPDLKNRRRRVARALRRLDADLLVLQEAESEAFLQSFVEDRLGDTGYRFATSVESPTWYMNVVLLSRYPLGVVRNYADVVTPVVGQETDNGKPAAQSLTNHRLWTADVRVAPNRVWTLIGAHLKAGRSASDRGWRIGQIRFLHAELSRLREDRPAAKMLVAGDLNSRPDSPELRLLLNNPDRPAPDSVQPGRIPGNVRFTDPLSDRPTPTHPADNPVRQLDYLLPNPALSDRLVDGSVRVARPLPADSMAATSDHLPVAASFLRSAE